From Dehalococcoidales bacterium, a single genomic window includes:
- a CDS encoding carboxyl transferase domain-containing protein, translating into MRQENEKLVKLTGELKAGGGEKSVQKQHDSGKLTARERLDLFFDAGTFQEMDLFVQHRSVNFGLDKVAIPADGVITGFGKVNGRTVCAFAQDFTARGGTLGEMHAKKICRIMDTAMKIKAPMVGFIDSGGARIQEGINALDGYSNIFYRNSGASGVIPQISAIMGPAAGGAVYSPAMTDFVFMVKKTSYMFITGPAVVKSVTGEEIGNEELGGAVTHMTRSGVTQFACDNDQQAVEEIKKLLGYLPSSNGEQPPCAVATDSPTRADASLNDILPPNSNKTYNMKDIIKAIVDNGEFMEPSRQYAMNMITAFARMNGQVVGIIANQPSYLAGCLDINASDKATRFIRFCDAFNIPLLTIADVPGFLPGSHQEWGGIIRHGAKLLWCYAEATVPKITLITRKAYGGAYIAMCSQGLGADYTLAWPQAEIAVMGAEAASDIIFNKEIQAAADPAAAKQAKVEEYRDLLYNPYVAAKMGYINAVIPPAETRPRIIAALEALRNKKETRPARKHGNIPM; encoded by the coding sequence TTGAGACAGGAAAATGAAAAGCTGGTAAAGCTTACCGGTGAACTTAAGGCGGGGGGCGGGGAAAAAAGCGTCCAGAAACAGCATGACTCCGGCAAGCTCACCGCCCGGGAAAGACTGGACCTTTTCTTTGACGCGGGCACCTTCCAGGAGATGGACCTTTTCGTGCAGCACCGCTCCGTCAACTTCGGGCTGGACAAGGTAGCCATACCGGCGGACGGCGTTATCACCGGCTTCGGTAAGGTGAACGGGCGCACCGTCTGCGCCTTCGCCCAGGACTTCACCGCCCGCGGCGGCACCCTGGGGGAGATGCACGCCAAGAAGATTTGCCGCATCATGGATACGGCCATGAAAATCAAAGCCCCGATGGTCGGGTTTATCGATAGCGGCGGCGCCCGCATCCAGGAGGGTATTAACGCCCTGGACGGCTACAGCAATATCTTTTACCGCAACTCCGGCGCTTCCGGCGTCATCCCGCAGATATCCGCCATCATGGGCCCGGCGGCGGGGGGCGCGGTCTATTCCCCGGCCATGACGGACTTCGTCTTTATGGTGAAAAAGACCAGCTATATGTTCATCACCGGCCCGGCGGTGGTCAAGAGCGTTACCGGGGAGGAAATCGGCAACGAGGAGCTGGGCGGGGCGGTGACCCACATGACCAGGAGCGGCGTCACCCAGTTCGCCTGCGATAATGACCAACAGGCCGTCGAGGAAATCAAGAAGCTCTTGGGCTATCTCCCTTCCTCCAACGGGGAACAGCCGCCTTGCGCGGTCGCCACCGATTCCCCCACCCGCGCCGATGCGTCTTTAAACGATATCCTCCCCCCTAACTCCAACAAGACCTATAACATGAAGGACATTATCAAGGCTATCGTGGATAACGGGGAATTTATGGAGCCTTCCCGCCAGTACGCCATGAACATGATTACCGCCTTCGCCCGGATGAACGGGCAGGTGGTGGGCATCATCGCCAACCAGCCCAGCTATTTAGCCGGCTGTCTGGATATCAACGCGTCCGATAAAGCCACCCGCTTTATCCGCTTCTGTGATGCCTTTAATATCCCCCTGCTCACCATTGCGGACGTGCCCGGCTTTCTGCCCGGCAGCCACCAGGAGTGGGGCGGCATCATCCGGCACGGCGCCAAGCTGCTCTGGTGCTACGCTGAAGCCACCGTGCCCAAGATAACCCTCATCACCCGCAAGGCTTACGGCGGTGCTTACATCGCCATGTGCAGCCAGGGGCTGGGGGCGGACTACACCCTGGCCTGGCCGCAGGCGGAGATAGCGGTCATGGGAGCGGAAGCGGCCTCGGACATCATTTTCAACAAGGAAATCCAGGCGGCGGCCGACCCGGCTGCGGCCAAGCAGGCAAAAGTCGAAGAGTACCGCGACCTGCTCTATAATCCCTACGTGGCCGCCAAAATGGGCTACATCAACGCCGTCATACCGCCGGCAGAAACCCGACCCCGCATCATCGCCGCTTTAGAGGCTTTACGGAATAAAAAAGAGACCCGCCCCGCCCGCAAGCACGGCAATATACCCATGTAG
- a CDS encoding 3-isopropylmalate dehydratase large subunit, protein MPKTLAEKILSEKSGTDAKAGDIVIAKVDLAFVQDTTGPLTVRLYQSSGMGRLADADRTVLFIDHAAPSPNANLSNDHITLRDFSRQSGCILSEAGDGVCHQIVQEAYARPGDVVVGADSHTVTAGGLGAFGTGMGSSDVAVAMGLGKNWLRVPESFKVEVNGDFQKGVGAKDLILHLIGLIGADGATYKSLEFHGDTVKKMSMSGRFTIANMAVEAGAKVGLFASDETTRRFLESQGRGKDYKPLAADPSAVYEKTIAIDAGKLEPTVSKPHTVDNTALAKDLKGVKIQQVVIGTCTNGRLEDLALATSILKGKRPAKTVRLIIAPASRSVLLAAIQQGYIKTLVESGAIILPPGCGPCLGLHQGALGDGESCLSTANRNFEGRMGNPKSFIYLASPATAAATAIKGFITDPREVL, encoded by the coding sequence ATGCCCAAAACACTAGCGGAAAAAATCTTAAGTGAAAAGAGCGGCACGGACGCTAAAGCCGGGGACATCGTCATCGCTAAAGTGGACCTCGCTTTCGTCCAGGATACCACCGGCCCGCTAACCGTGCGTCTCTACCAGAGCAGCGGCATGGGCCGGCTGGCGGACGCTGATAGGACGGTGCTGTTCATCGACCACGCCGCCCCCTCCCCCAACGCCAACCTCTCCAACGACCATATTACCCTGCGGGACTTTTCCCGGCAGAGCGGCTGCATCCTGTCTGAAGCGGGGGACGGCGTCTGCCACCAGATTGTGCAGGAGGCCTACGCCCGCCCGGGGGACGTGGTGGTCGGCGCGGACTCCCACACCGTGACCGCCGGCGGCCTGGGCGCTTTCGGGACCGGCATGGGTTCCTCGGACGTGGCGGTGGCCATGGGCCTGGGCAAGAACTGGTTACGCGTGCCGGAATCGTTCAAGGTTGAAGTCAACGGCGATTTTCAAAAGGGCGTCGGCGCCAAGGACCTGATTCTGCACCTCATCGGGCTTATCGGCGCGGACGGCGCTACCTACAAGTCGCTGGAATTTCACGGCGATACCGTTAAAAAAATGAGCATGAGCGGCCGCTTCACTATCGCCAATATGGCCGTGGAGGCCGGCGCCAAGGTGGGGCTTTTCGCCTCGGACGAGACCACCCGCCGCTTCCTGGAGTCGCAGGGGCGGGGCAAAGACTATAAGCCCCTCGCCGCCGACCCCTCCGCTGTATATGAAAAGACGATAGCCATAGATGCCGGTAAATTAGAGCCTACTGTTTCCAAGCCCCACACGGTGGACAATACCGCCCTGGCTAAAGATTTGAAAGGCGTGAAAATCCAGCAGGTGGTTATCGGCACCTGCACCAACGGCCGGCTGGAAGACCTGGCCCTCGCCACAAGCATCTTAAAGGGCAAGAGACCCGCTAAAACTGTCCGGCTGATTATTGCCCCGGCCTCCCGTTCCGTCCTGCTGGCGGCCATTCAGCAGGGCTATATCAAAACGCTGGTGGAGTCCGGCGCTATTATTTTACCGCCCGGCTGCGGCCCCTGCCTCGGTCTGCACCAGGGGGCGCTGGGCGACGGCGAAAGCTGCCTCTCCACCGCCAACCGCAACTTTGAAGGCCGCATGGGCAACCCCAAGAGCTTTATTTACTTAGCCAGCCCGGCCACGGCCGCGGCCACCGCTATCAAGGGCTTTATTACCGATCCCCGGGAGGTTTTATAA
- a CDS encoding 3-isopropylmalate dehydratase small subunit yields MLIGKAHKFGDSISTDHIIPGRYASLRSNLPELAKHVLEDADVNFAKQVKPGDFVVGGNNFGLGSSREHAPLVIKMAGVSAILAKSVARIFFRNAINLGLPVLICDTDKINDGDELEIDLTAGTVKDLTSGAVLATGKIPAVMLKILNEGGLIDYVKKYGDIKV; encoded by the coding sequence ATGCTTATTGGCAAAGCGCATAAATTCGGTGACAGCATTTCCACTGACCATATCATACCGGGGCGGTATGCATCTTTACGCAGCAACCTGCCGGAGTTGGCCAAGCACGTTCTGGAAGACGCGGACGTGAATTTTGCCAAGCAGGTCAAACCGGGCGACTTCGTGGTGGGGGGCAATAACTTTGGCTTGGGCTCCAGCCGCGAGCATGCCCCTCTGGTCATCAAGATGGCCGGCGTCAGCGCTATTTTAGCCAAGAGCGTGGCCCGTATTTTCTTCCGCAACGCTATCAACCTGGGCCTGCCCGTCTTGATTTGCGATACGGATAAAATCAATGACGGCGATGAGCTTGAAATCGACCTCACGGCGGGCACGGTAAAAGACCTTACCAGCGGCGCCGTGCTGGCCACCGGCAAAATACCGGCGGTTATGCTCAAAATCCTCAACGAGGGCGGCCTCATCGACTACGTGAAAAAGTACGGGGACATCAAGGTGTAG
- a CDS encoding GNAT family N-acetyltransferase, translating to MLIRAVTTDDIPAWLALAYEADDIVGELIPDIDKFYEGFDDYMAAKIEQREAFIAVDRISGRCLGIIAFSGNNSRITFLGVTKGADFQIVGGKLMEIALNQLDNTTEITANILKSDEATIRQERVLYERFSFVEYDNTIVENGVPAIQMKRPPVAIPRPASFHHHYAAYLDWQDAEKCPVCSYGEKGPPDTLVIKELEYSRVEASQLAAQGRLWGKCEVVCKKHYVTLEDMPLPDFIGYMTDVQKVSKALKEVTGATKINMEIHGNTLPHLHAHLFPRYLDDPYAGTSIDYAKIFPPPYESKAEFDFFVEKMREKLS from the coding sequence ATGCTAATTAGAGCGGTAACCACCGACGATATTCCGGCCTGGCTGGCCCTGGCTTATGAAGCCGACGATATAGTCGGCGAGCTTATCCCGGACATCGATAAGTTCTATGAGGGCTTTGACGACTATATGGCGGCCAAGATAGAGCAGCGCGAGGCCTTCATCGCGGTGGACCGCATCTCCGGCCGCTGCCTGGGGATAATCGCTTTCTCCGGGAACAACAGCCGCATAACCTTTCTGGGGGTGACCAAGGGGGCGGATTTTCAGATAGTCGGCGGCAAGCTCATGGAAATCGCTCTCAACCAACTGGATAACACTACAGAAATAACCGCCAATATTTTAAAATCGGACGAGGCGACCATCCGGCAGGAACGCGTCCTCTACGAGCGGTTCAGCTTCGTCGAATATGATAATACCATCGTGGAGAACGGCGTCCCGGCCATCCAGATGAAACGCCCGCCCGTCGCTATCCCCCGCCCCGCCTCCTTTCACCACCACTACGCCGCCTACCTGGACTGGCAGGACGCGGAAAAATGCCCGGTCTGTTCCTACGGTGAAAAAGGTCCCCCGGATACTCTGGTAATAAAAGAGTTGGAGTATTCCCGGGTCGAGGCATCACAGCTCGCCGCCCAGGGCCGACTCTGGGGCAAGTGCGAGGTCGTGTGTAAAAAGCATTACGTTACGCTGGAAGATATGCCCCTTCCGGACTTTATCGGCTATATGACGGACGTGCAGAAGGTCTCCAAAGCGCTCAAGGAGGTCACCGGAGCCACAAAAATTAACATGGAAATTCACGGCAACACCCTCCCCCACCTCCACGCCCACCTTTTCCCCCGGTATTTGGACGACCCCTACGCCGGAACATCCATAGACTACGCTAAAATATTCCCGCCCCCCTATGAAAGCAAAGCGGAGTTCGACTTTTTTGTAGAAAAAATGCGGGAGAAACTAAGCTAA